A genomic stretch from Kribbella jejuensis includes:
- a CDS encoding amino acid deaminase/aldolase encodes MGDFDRYARLTAGLDAPYAVIDLAAFRRNADDLVRRAAGTPIRIASKSVRCRPLIAAALERPGFHGVMSYALPEALWLARNGTDDILLGYPTTHRTALRELSEDPEAASRITLMIDSPEHLGFIRAAATGPARIQVCLDVDASLRIFGQHLGVRRSPLRTPAEVATLARTVAADDRFELTGVMFYEAQIAGLPDTSPAVRWVKRRSAAELADRRGAVVDAVKQVAPLRIVNSGGTGSLEVSSADPVVTEVTAGSGLYGPTLFDKYDVFQPEHAMAYALDVVRRPAPRIATLFGGGYVASGPAKKSRLPSPAHPQGLTLLGTEGAGEVQTPVQGRSAERLEIGARVWMRYAKAGEMLERFDVLYAVDGEDVHELRTYRGEGKNFG; translated from the coding sequence ATGGGTGATTTCGACCGGTATGCCCGGCTCACCGCGGGGCTCGACGCGCCGTACGCGGTGATCGATCTCGCCGCGTTCCGCCGGAACGCCGACGACCTGGTCCGGCGCGCCGCCGGTACGCCGATCCGGATCGCCTCGAAGTCGGTCCGTTGCCGCCCGCTGATCGCCGCCGCGCTCGAACGGCCCGGGTTCCACGGCGTGATGAGCTACGCGCTGCCCGAGGCGCTCTGGCTGGCCCGGAACGGAACCGACGACATCCTGCTCGGCTACCCGACCACGCACCGCACGGCGCTCCGCGAACTGTCCGAGGACCCCGAGGCGGCGTCCCGGATCACGCTGATGATCGACTCGCCGGAACACCTCGGATTCATCCGGGCCGCCGCGACCGGCCCGGCCCGGATCCAGGTCTGCCTCGACGTCGACGCCTCGCTGCGGATCTTCGGCCAGCACCTCGGCGTCCGACGGTCCCCGCTGCGGACCCCCGCCGAGGTCGCGACGCTCGCCCGGACCGTCGCCGCGGACGACAGGTTCGAACTGACCGGCGTGATGTTCTACGAGGCACAGATCGCCGGCCTGCCCGACACCTCACCCGCCGTCCGCTGGGTCAAGCGCCGCTCGGCGGCCGAGCTCGCGGACCGCCGCGGCGCGGTCGTCGACGCGGTGAAGCAGGTTGCACCGCTGCGGATCGTGAACAGCGGCGGCACCGGCAGCCTCGAGGTCAGCAGCGCGGACCCGGTCGTCACCGAGGTCACCGCGGGCTCCGGCCTCTACGGCCCGACCCTGTTCGACAAGTACGACGTCTTCCAGCCGGAGCACGCGATGGCGTACGCGCTGGACGTCGTACGGCGGCCCGCGCCGCGGATCGCCACGCTGTTCGGCGGCGGGTACGTCGCCTCCGGTCCGGCGAAGAAGTCGCGGCTTCCGTCGCCGGCTCACCCGCAAGGGCTCACGCTGCTCGGCACCGAAGGCGCCGGCGAGGTGCAGACTCCGGTACAAGGACGATCGGCCGAGCGGCTGGAAATCGGCGCCAGGGTGTGGATGCGGTACGCCAAGGCAGGCGAGATGCTGGAGCGGTTCGACGTCCTGTACGCCGTCGACGGCGAGGACGTCCATGAGCTCAGGACGTACCGGGGCGAAGGGAAGAACTTCGGATGA
- a CDS encoding D-arabinono-1,4-lactone oxidase → MSTWRNWSGTESATGVEALRPGSVDELAAAVKTAAEQGKKLKPVGSGHSFTGCSVPTEAMIQLDGLSSIIHADRESGRVTVGAGTGLRKLNAGLAAFDLAMANLGDIDKQTISGAISTGTHGTGAKLGGLATQIVGLDLVTADGSVLHCSAEENPDVFAAARISVGALGVISSLTLQCVPAFLLRAQEMPMPLGEVLDDFDEFADGNDHFEFYWFPHTGLALTKRNNRVGAGVPAAPVGRVRGWIDDELLSNKVFELTNRLGVRRPALVPRINQLASRALSARHYVDASYKVFCSERNVVFRESEYAVPREHVVDVVRRLRQWIDASNERIPFPIEVRVAAADDIWLSTAFGRETAYVAIHQYHRLPHDPYFRAFENIVADYDGRPHWGKLHTLTADDLRTRYPRFDDFLAVRDRLDPQRTFENPYTRQVFGS, encoded by the coding sequence ATGAGCACCTGGCGGAACTGGTCCGGCACCGAATCGGCGACCGGCGTCGAAGCCCTGCGACCAGGCTCCGTCGACGAGCTCGCCGCGGCGGTGAAGACTGCCGCCGAGCAGGGCAAGAAGCTCAAGCCGGTCGGCTCCGGCCACTCGTTCACCGGCTGCTCGGTCCCGACCGAAGCGATGATCCAACTCGACGGACTCTCCTCGATCATCCACGCGGACCGCGAGTCCGGGCGGGTGACGGTCGGCGCCGGTACGGGCCTGCGGAAGCTGAACGCGGGCCTCGCGGCGTTCGACCTGGCGATGGCGAACCTCGGCGACATCGACAAGCAGACGATCTCCGGCGCGATCTCCACCGGCACCCACGGCACCGGCGCGAAGCTCGGCGGTCTGGCCACCCAGATCGTCGGGCTCGACCTGGTCACGGCGGACGGCTCGGTCCTGCACTGTTCCGCCGAGGAGAATCCGGACGTGTTCGCCGCGGCCCGGATCTCGGTCGGCGCGCTCGGCGTGATCAGCTCGCTCACCCTGCAATGCGTACCGGCGTTCCTGCTCCGCGCGCAGGAGATGCCGATGCCGCTCGGCGAGGTCCTGGACGACTTCGATGAGTTTGCCGATGGCAACGATCACTTCGAGTTCTACTGGTTCCCGCACACCGGCCTGGCACTCACCAAGCGGAACAACCGGGTCGGCGCGGGCGTGCCGGCGGCTCCGGTCGGCCGGGTTCGTGGCTGGATCGACGACGAGCTGCTGTCGAACAAGGTGTTCGAGCTGACCAACCGGCTCGGAGTACGCCGGCCCGCGCTGGTGCCGCGGATCAACCAGCTCGCCTCGCGCGCGTTGTCGGCCCGCCATTACGTCGATGCGTCGTACAAGGTGTTCTGCTCCGAGCGCAACGTGGTGTTCCGCGAGTCGGAGTACGCCGTACCGCGCGAGCACGTGGTGGACGTTGTTCGCCGCCTGAGGCAGTGGATCGATGCTTCGAATGAGCGGATCCCGTTCCCGATCGAGGTCCGGGTGGCCGCGGCGGACGACATCTGGCTGTCGACCGCGTTCGGCCGAGAGACCGCGTACGTCGCGATCCACCAGTACCACCGGCTGCCGCACGACCCGTACTTCCGCGCCTTCGAGAACATCGTCGCCGACTACGACGGCCGTCCGCACTGGGGCAAGCTGCACACCCTTACCGCCGACGACCTGCGCACCCGGTACCCGCGGTTCGACGACTTCCTCGCGGTCCGGGACCGCCTCGATCCGCAACGAACGTTCGAAAACCCCTACACCCGCCAGGTCTTCGGCAGCTAG
- a CDS encoding PIG-L deacetylase family protein codes for MGLEPLTEDWHKALAIVAHPDDLEWGSAAAIARWTGQGKQVVYCLLTSGEAGIDGVDPAECGPLREAEQIESSRIVGVSAVEFLGQPDGTIEYGVPLRRVITAAIRRHQPEIVITNNFRDTWDGDVVLNQADHINTGRATLDAVRDAANRWIFPDAGEQWAGVRQVWAAGSPNSRHGVDTTETFELGLRSLEAHRAYIDGLNREFDPEEFLEGAARPAGTLLGTKYGARFEVFSL; via the coding sequence ATGGGACTCGAACCGCTGACCGAGGATTGGCACAAGGCGCTCGCGATCGTCGCGCACCCGGACGACCTGGAATGGGGATCCGCGGCGGCGATCGCCCGCTGGACCGGGCAGGGCAAGCAGGTCGTCTACTGCCTGCTGACCTCCGGCGAAGCCGGTATCGACGGTGTCGACCCGGCCGAGTGCGGCCCGCTCCGGGAGGCCGAGCAGATCGAGTCGTCCCGGATCGTCGGCGTCTCGGCGGTCGAGTTCCTCGGCCAGCCCGACGGCACGATCGAGTACGGCGTACCGCTGCGCCGCGTGATCACGGCCGCGATCCGCCGGCACCAGCCGGAGATCGTGATCACGAACAACTTCCGCGACACCTGGGACGGCGACGTCGTGCTCAACCAGGCCGACCACATCAACACCGGCCGCGCGACGCTGGACGCCGTCCGGGACGCCGCGAACCGGTGGATCTTCCCGGACGCCGGTGAGCAGTGGGCCGGGGTCCGCCAGGTCTGGGCGGCCGGCTCACCGAACTCGCGGCACGGCGTGGACACGACCGAGACCTTCGAGCTCGGGTTGCGCTCCCTCGAGGCGCACCGCGCCTACATCGACGGGCTGAACCGGGAGTTCGATCCGGAGGAGTTCCTCGAGGGCGCCGCCCGTCCGGCCGGCACGCTGCTCGGAACGAAGTACGGCGCCCGGTTCGAGGTCTTCAGTCTGTGA
- a CDS encoding alpha/beta fold hydrolase, with amino-acid sequence MKRFLWRGFVGLLGLWLIVTAASFGYNLATNATATPPPGLKYVDAGGINTRYDTWGTSGTPVVLVHGAAESVDTSSRLVPLLAKNHRVYAYDITGYGYSERKAPYTIEHLAAQLLGFLDAMHLGGPGEPRPILVGHSLGAGVAAEATLEAPGRMGGIMFLDGDGLPLPGGNAGPPRWLVIPPYRTSLFRLVLDQGWLLKKIYNSACSPDCPQMDVDAWTRPFRQPGAEKAIWQMTAHGIPAVTPDRLSELKDLKLPKRVVFGALDTDGGDATATATRIGAPAPTLIPNANHLTLISSPAAVAAAIDALR; translated from the coding sequence GTGAAACGGTTCCTGTGGCGCGGGTTCGTGGGACTCCTCGGGCTCTGGCTGATCGTGACCGCGGCCTCGTTCGGCTACAACCTCGCCACCAACGCGACCGCGACCCCGCCACCCGGTCTGAAGTACGTCGACGCCGGCGGCATCAACACCCGCTACGACACCTGGGGCACGTCGGGCACACCCGTCGTTCTCGTGCACGGCGCCGCGGAATCCGTCGACACGTCGTCGCGGCTGGTCCCGCTGCTGGCGAAGAACCACCGCGTGTACGCGTACGACATCACCGGCTACGGGTACTCCGAACGCAAGGCGCCGTACACGATCGAGCATCTCGCGGCGCAGCTGCTCGGCTTCCTGGACGCGATGCACCTCGGCGGTCCCGGTGAGCCGCGGCCGATCCTGGTCGGGCACTCGCTCGGCGCCGGCGTGGCGGCCGAGGCGACACTGGAGGCGCCGGGCCGAATGGGCGGGATCATGTTCCTCGACGGCGACGGGCTGCCGCTGCCGGGCGGGAACGCCGGTCCGCCGCGCTGGCTGGTCATCCCGCCGTACCGGACGTCGCTGTTCCGGCTGGTGCTCGACCAGGGGTGGCTGCTGAAGAAGATCTACAACAGCGCCTGCTCGCCCGACTGCCCGCAGATGGATGTCGACGCGTGGACCCGCCCGTTCCGGCAGCCAGGCGCCGAGAAGGCGATCTGGCAGATGACCGCGCACGGCATCCCCGCGGTGACACCGGACCGGCTGTCCGAGCTGAAGGACCTCAAGCTGCCGAAAAGGGTCGTTTTCGGCGCTCTCGACACCGACGGCGGCGACGCGACCGCGACCGCCACCCGGATCGGCGCACCTGCGCCGACGCTGATCCCGAACGCCAACCACCTGACGCTGATCTCGAGCCCGGCGGCGGTCGCGGCCGCGATCGACGCACTTCGCTGA
- a CDS encoding DUF6817 domain-containing protein → MSTFEDLGSLLLVRGADEIDHAGGSLYVHLHRVAKRLGSLGASDTLVLAGLAHAAYGTDGFPTHLFDWQTERPVLESVIGTDTEAIVYRYGACDRETTWRDLAEHRTVTDRFTGTSEELGAAELRDFVDLTIVNELDVLDNDAERAVQLRPFLQEQLPRWQSLASPAVLTEAGRIVGL, encoded by the coding sequence ATGAGCACTTTCGAGGACCTGGGTTCGCTGCTGCTGGTCCGCGGCGCCGACGAGATCGACCATGCGGGCGGCAGCCTGTACGTCCACCTGCACCGGGTCGCCAAGCGCCTCGGTTCGCTCGGCGCCTCCGACACGCTGGTACTGGCCGGGCTCGCGCACGCGGCGTACGGCACGGACGGCTTCCCGACCCACCTGTTCGACTGGCAGACCGAGCGTCCGGTGCTGGAGTCCGTGATCGGCACCGACACCGAGGCGATCGTCTACCGGTACGGCGCGTGCGACCGGGAGACGACCTGGCGTGACCTCGCCGAGCACCGCACGGTCACCGACCGGTTCACCGGCACGTCGGAGGAGCTCGGCGCCGCCGAACTGCGCGACTTCGTCGACCTGACGATCGTGAACGAGCTCGACGTCCTCGACAACGACGCGGAGCGGGCCGTGCAGCTGCGCCCGTTCCTCCAGGAACAACTCCCCCGCTGGCAGTCACTCGCCTCCCCCGCGGTCCTCACCGAAGCCGGCCGGATCGTCGGGCTGTAG
- a CDS encoding LysR family transcriptional regulator, which translates to MDLSLRLLQALDAVAAEGSMTRAARTLNLTQQAVSGQIRQLERVVGAPLLERRPTGIELTAAGQVVLKQGAALLSSARTMVAEARLAATGRPDPLRIAFKAQSTAHFMPAVEAALRERAPDLELRPISSHTLPDEIDALISGRADAAFLWLPIGDDPRFTIHPLLPEDRWVALPPGHRLESRTSLSIADLADVPVVGPRDGMPPAVVDFWFIDPRPDGTRAHFGPQARTPEECLHLVAAGHGCWIAPASTVTYFAHPRLTWLPLVDAEPNVLALIWPKHTVHPMLPLLVEETRRTLTAV; encoded by the coding sequence GTGGATCTGAGCTTGCGGCTGCTGCAGGCGCTCGACGCCGTCGCCGCGGAGGGCAGCATGACCCGCGCCGCCCGCACCCTGAACCTGACCCAGCAGGCGGTCAGTGGGCAGATCCGCCAGCTCGAGCGGGTCGTCGGTGCGCCGCTGCTCGAACGCCGCCCGACCGGTATCGAACTGACCGCGGCCGGCCAAGTGGTCCTCAAGCAGGGTGCGGCGCTGCTGTCGTCGGCGCGGACGATGGTCGCCGAGGCGCGGCTGGCCGCGACCGGGCGGCCGGATCCGTTGCGGATCGCGTTCAAGGCCCAGAGCACGGCGCACTTCATGCCCGCGGTCGAGGCCGCGCTCCGGGAGAGGGCGCCGGACCTGGAGCTGCGACCGATCTCATCGCACACGCTGCCGGACGAGATCGACGCGTTGATCTCGGGCCGGGCGGATGCCGCGTTCCTGTGGCTGCCGATCGGCGACGACCCGCGGTTCACGATCCACCCGCTGCTACCCGAGGACCGCTGGGTCGCGCTGCCGCCAGGTCATCGGTTGGAGTCGCGGACGTCCCTGTCCATCGCGGATCTGGCCGATGTACCGGTGGTCGGACCACGCGACGGGATGCCGCCGGCCGTGGTCGACTTCTGGTTCATCGACCCGCGCCCGGACGGAACCCGCGCGCACTTCGGTCCGCAGGCGCGGACACCGGAGGAATGCCTGCATCTGGTGGCGGCCGGCCACGGCTGCTGGATCGCCCCGGCGTCCACCGTCACCTACTTCGCGCACCCGCGGCTGACCTGGCTCCCGCTGGTGGACGCGGAGCCGAACGTACTGGCGCTGATCTGGCCGAAGCACACCGTGCACCCGATGCTGCCGCTGCTCGTCGAGGAGACCCGCCGGACCCTCACCGCGGTGTGA
- a CDS encoding SDR family oxidoreductase translates to MAETRTALVTGSSKGLGRAILLRLAAAGTNVVVNYSRDKAAADEVLDAAKAFGVRAIAVAADVSEVDGIQRLYDATFEEFGRLDIVVANAGMEKVNVPVADVTEEDFDLLFRVNTKGPYFVLREAARRIADGGRIITISSNTTTVPQLGVGLYGTSKVATGYLARVLALELGPRGITVNTIVPGPIDGAGIFTDPANDAYKQSLVAMVPIGRLGTTEDVAGIAAFLASDAAGLITGQQIVADGGMH, encoded by the coding sequence ATGGCAGAAACCAGAACCGCGCTCGTCACCGGTTCGTCGAAGGGTCTGGGCCGGGCGATCCTGCTCCGGCTCGCCGCCGCGGGAACGAACGTCGTCGTCAACTACTCGCGCGACAAGGCCGCCGCCGACGAGGTGCTGGACGCCGCGAAGGCGTTCGGGGTCCGGGCGATCGCGGTCGCGGCCGACGTCTCCGAGGTCGACGGCATCCAGCGCTTGTACGACGCGACGTTCGAGGAGTTCGGCCGGCTCGACATCGTGGTCGCGAACGCCGGGATGGAGAAGGTGAACGTCCCGGTCGCGGACGTCACCGAGGAGGACTTCGACCTGCTGTTCCGGGTCAACACCAAGGGCCCGTACTTCGTCCTGCGCGAGGCGGCTCGGCGGATCGCCGACGGCGGCCGGATCATTACGATCTCGTCGAACACCACGACGGTTCCGCAGTTGGGCGTCGGGTTGTACGGCACCAGCAAGGTCGCGACCGGGTACCTCGCGCGGGTGCTGGCGCTCGAACTCGGGCCGCGCGGGATCACCGTGAACACGATCGTCCCGGGCCCGATCGACGGTGCGGGGATCTTCACCGATCCGGCCAACGACGCGTACAAGCAGAGCTTGGTCGCGATGGTGCCGATCGGCCGGTTGGGGACGACCGAGGACGTCGCGGGGATCGCGGCCTTCCTCGCGAGCGACGCCGCCGGGCTGATCACCGGGCAGCAGATCGTCGCCGACGGCGGCATGCACTGA
- a CDS encoding alcohol dehydrogenase catalytic domain-containing protein yields MSGTMRAAQVQQAGGPFVVTDVPIPEPGAGQIRVKVHACGICGGDAIPRNALFGTRLPRIPGHEIAGVVDAVGDGVTVWEVGQRVGVGWSGGVDFTCEFCRRGDFTNCVNRTIVGTSYDGGYAEYMVAPQDAVARIPEGLSFEEAAPLMCGGITAFNALRHAHAGPGDTVAVQGVGGVGHLAIQFADKFGFRTVAINRGRDKEKLARQLGADEYIDSTEGDAGEALKELGGAAVILATVSRAELQSDLVKGLRPNGQLIVLEGGDPIQVTGHALADGRLSVSGWYSGVAQDSEDTLNFAVLKNIRPIIETYPLEQAEEAWQHQPKANLRVVLKTQPE; encoded by the coding sequence ATGTCTGGAACCATGCGTGCGGCCCAGGTACAGCAGGCGGGCGGCCCGTTCGTCGTCACCGACGTCCCGATCCCGGAGCCGGGCGCCGGGCAGATCCGCGTCAAGGTTCATGCCTGCGGGATCTGTGGCGGCGACGCGATTCCGCGGAACGCGTTGTTCGGTACGAGGCTGCCGCGGATCCCGGGGCACGAGATCGCCGGTGTCGTGGACGCGGTCGGCGACGGCGTGACGGTCTGGGAGGTCGGCCAGCGGGTCGGTGTCGGCTGGTCCGGTGGCGTCGACTTCACCTGCGAGTTCTGCCGGCGCGGTGATTTCACCAACTGTGTGAACCGGACGATCGTCGGGACGTCGTACGACGGTGGGTACGCCGAGTACATGGTGGCTCCGCAGGACGCGGTGGCGAGGATCCCGGAGGGGCTCAGCTTCGAGGAGGCGGCGCCGTTGATGTGTGGCGGGATCACCGCGTTCAACGCGTTGCGGCACGCCCATGCCGGTCCTGGTGACACGGTCGCGGTGCAGGGCGTCGGTGGGGTCGGGCATCTGGCGATCCAGTTCGCCGACAAGTTCGGCTTCCGGACCGTGGCGATCAACCGCGGGCGGGACAAGGAGAAGCTCGCCCGGCAACTCGGGGCGGACGAGTACATCGACAGCACCGAAGGTGACGCCGGCGAGGCGTTGAAAGAGCTCGGTGGTGCGGCCGTGATCCTGGCGACCGTGTCCCGCGCCGAACTGCAGAGCGACCTGGTCAAGGGCCTGCGGCCGAACGGTCAGCTGATCGTGCTCGAAGGCGGCGACCCGATCCAGGTCACCGGCCACGCCCTCGCCGACGGCCGGCTCTCGGTGTCCGGGTGGTATTCCGGGGTGGCCCAGGACTCCGAGGACACACTGAACTTCGCCGTGCTGAAGAACATCCGGCCGATCATCGAGACCTACCCCCTCGAACAAGCCGAAGAAGCGTGGCAACACCAGCCCAAGGCGAATCTGCGCGTCGTCCTCAAAACCCAACCCGAATAA
- a CDS encoding DUF6319 family protein, which translates to MTVDTFAVEAPSGLTDTPDVPQVADVPEAPKPKKAPAKKAAGKKTKTLELTLTVTGTADGEWRAELKQGTTYLARDLAVAAAAVSRAAKELHEDLSTPIDEVIEEARAQQAAKVAALEAELEAAKRALADLD; encoded by the coding sequence ATGACTGTAGACACCTTTGCAGTAGAAGCGCCGTCCGGCCTCACCGACACTCCCGACGTGCCCCAGGTCGCCGACGTCCCGGAGGCACCCAAGCCGAAGAAGGCTCCGGCGAAGAAGGCGGCCGGCAAGAAGACCAAGACCCTCGAGCTGACGCTGACCGTCACCGGGACGGCCGACGGCGAGTGGCGCGCCGAGCTCAAGCAGGGCACGACGTACCTGGCCCGCGACCTGGCCGTCGCCGCGGCCGCGGTGTCCCGCGCCGCCAAGGAGCTGCACGAGGACCTGTCCACCCCGATCGACGAGGTGATCGAGGAGGCCCGCGCCCAGCAGGCCGCCAAGGTCGCCGCCCTCGAGGCCGAGCTGGAAGCCGCCAAGAGGGCCCTCGCCGACCTGGACTGA
- a CDS encoding TetR/AcrR family transcriptional regulator produces the protein MDGATTRSRNRRGQGELLRREIIDAAVRMLNELGDDEALSLRAVAREVGIAATSVYIHFADRDELVFAALEQSTADLLRNLDQAEDNAGDNPVRRLRARLLFLGSWTRDYAGLYKVLHESTLNRRMELVFKEELSVRAIAAVQACMDAGLAPADDAAAVALDLRSAVHGAVSIRINEPEASLPPLEEQVDRFLRKLVGVSVEHMF, from the coding sequence ATGGACGGAGCGACGACGCGGAGCCGGAACCGGCGTGGGCAGGGTGAGCTGCTGCGCCGGGAGATCATCGACGCGGCCGTGCGGATGCTGAACGAGCTCGGCGACGACGAGGCGCTGTCGTTGCGCGCGGTCGCCCGCGAGGTCGGGATCGCGGCAACCTCGGTGTACATCCACTTCGCCGACCGGGACGAACTGGTGTTCGCGGCGCTCGAGCAGAGCACCGCCGACCTGCTGCGCAATCTGGATCAGGCCGAGGACAACGCCGGCGACAATCCGGTACGGCGGCTACGCGCGCGACTGCTGTTCCTCGGGAGCTGGACGCGTGACTACGCCGGGCTCTACAAGGTGCTGCACGAGAGCACGCTCAACCGGCGGATGGAGCTGGTCTTCAAGGAGGAGTTGTCGGTGCGCGCGATCGCCGCGGTGCAGGCGTGCATGGACGCCGGGCTCGCGCCGGCCGACGACGCGGCGGCGGTGGCGCTCGATCTGCGCTCGGCGGTGCACGGGGCGGTGTCGATCCGGATCAACGAGCCCGAGGCCTCGTTGCCGCCGCTGGAGGAGCAGGTCGATCGCTTCCTGCGCAAGCTGGTTGGCGTATCAGTCGAACATATGTTCTAA